From a region of the Oscillospiraceae bacterium genome:
- a CDS encoding amino acid ABC transporter permease: protein MVRNFEKTFITDDRYKFFINGLGNTLKIAALAVILGIIIGVIVAVVKVNATEKHSKIKWLNKIFTVYIAIIRGTPVVVQLMIMYYIILKNVESTIVVAVLAFGINSGAYVAEIVRAGIMAVDRGQMEAGRSLGLTRLQTMLHIILPQAVKNILPALGNEFITVIKETSIAGYIPIIDLTKAGDIVRSRTYEPFFALIIVAVIYFIVVWILTLGLRALERRLARSDRR, encoded by the coding sequence ATGGTCCGCAATTTCGAAAAGACTTTTATCACCGATGACCGCTACAAATTCTTTATCAACGGTCTCGGTAACACCCTTAAAATCGCCGCACTGGCGGTTATACTGGGAATTATCATCGGTGTTATCGTAGCCGTTGTCAAAGTAAACGCCACCGAAAAACACTCCAAAATCAAATGGCTGAATAAAATTTTTACGGTCTATATTGCGATCATCCGCGGTACGCCGGTCGTCGTTCAGCTGATGATTATGTATTACATCATTTTAAAAAACGTGGAAAGCACCATCGTTGTGGCGGTACTCGCGTTCGGTATCAATTCCGGCGCTTATGTCGCTGAGATCGTGCGCGCAGGCATTATGGCAGTCGACCGCGGACAGATGGAAGCCGGACGCTCTTTAGGGCTGACAAGACTCCAGACAATGCTCCACATCATTTTACCCCAAGCCGTGAAAAACATCCTGCCGGCGCTCGGCAATGAGTTTATTACGGTCATTAAAGAGACCTCCATCGCCGGTTATATTCCGATCATCGACCTCACAAAAGCGGGCGATATCGTCCGCAGCCGTACTTACGAGCCGTTTTTTGCGCTGATTATCGTGGCCGTGATCTATTTTATAGTCGTTTGGATTCTGACTTTAGGCCTGAGAGCCCTTGAAAGGAGGTTGGCCAGAAGTGATCGACGTTAG
- a CDS encoding amino acid ABC transporter ATP-binding protein, with protein MIDVRNLSKKFGDNLVLNNITETIKAGEKVVVIGPSGSGKSTFLRCLNMLEEPTSGEIFYKGEKLIYTSREINKLRQKMGMVFQHFNLFPHLTILDNITLAPVKLKIQTKAEAKENAQRLLARVGLSEKANDYPSMLSGGQKQRIAIVRALAMNPEVMLFDEPTSALDPEMVGEVLEVMRELAEDGMTMIVVTHEMGFAREVGTRVLFMDGGEILEQAPPNEFFTNPKNPRLKNFLAKVL; from the coding sequence GTGATCGACGTTAGGAATCTCTCGAAAAAATTCGGTGACAATCTCGTATTGAACAACATTACCGAGACGATCAAAGCCGGTGAGAAAGTCGTCGTGATCGGACCGTCCGGTTCGGGGAAATCAACTTTTCTGCGCTGCCTGAATATGCTGGAGGAACCGACTTCCGGCGAAATCTTTTACAAAGGCGAAAAACTGATTTATACCTCCCGTGAGATCAACAAACTGCGTCAGAAGATGGGTATGGTTTTTCAGCATTTCAACCTCTTCCCTCACCTGACCATTCTCGACAACATTACGTTGGCGCCCGTCAAGCTTAAAATCCAAACGAAGGCCGAAGCCAAAGAGAATGCCCAACGGCTGCTCGCTCGCGTTGGTTTGAGCGAAAAAGCAAACGACTACCCCTCCATGCTCTCGGGCGGTCAGAAGCAGCGTATTGCCATTGTGCGGGCACTGGCGATGAATCCCGAAGTGATGCTGTTCGACGAACCCACCTCGGCGCTTGACCCGGAGATGGTCGGCGAGGTGCTTGAGGTCATGCGCGAACTGGCCGAAGACGGCATGACAATGATCGTCGTGACCCACGAGATGGGTTTTGCGCGTGAGGTCGGCACCCGCGTCCTGTTTATGGACGGCGGTGAAATACTCGAACAGGCCCCGCCGAATGAATTCTTTACAAATCCCAAGAATCCCCGTTTAAAAAACTTCCTTGCCAAAGTTCTTTAA